DNA sequence from the Rubripirellula tenax genome:
CATTGGTCACTTCGCATGGGTGAATAGAAGATGCGTTCGTAAGCGTAGCGGAAGTCGACAAGACTATCGGCCGCCATTTTTTGAACCGAAAAGATTGGCGACCTCCGTCAACAATCAAAACGCACGCCGCGTAACATAGCGACGGAACACGACGAGCGTTCCTCTCTTGCAAAGGAATCTCTTTCGGCTGGCACCCGTCGCCACATCGGATTGGAAAGACTTTTTCCAGTCCCGGTAAGTTGTTTGCCGCTGAAAGTCTTAGCGACTCCCATTTGGCAACGTTCACGCAGGCTGCGAGAGCGAAGCAAACCAACATTCGAATGCTTCGCGGACCTGCTGGTATCCATCGAGCTGATGATATTTCGCTTCCAATGACTCGGCCTGTCGCAGCAAGGCGCTCGTGACCACCCATCGGCTCTGTTCCGCGGCTGCAAAAGCCCTGTCAGCAAGTTCGGCAGCTTGCCCCGCATCTTTTTCGACTTCGCTTAGCCACGTGACCGCCGCTTCCCAGCACGTCGCTTCATCGCCGCGGGTCGCGTTGGCCGCCAGCCTGGCTTGGCCACTACGAATGCCCTCCAGATTCAGTTTTCTTGGTCCAAAACAGGTCATCCATTCACATCCCCGCCAGTGGCGTTGGGCCGACTGAACCAGATGCTTCATCGCTTCGAAATCAAATCCACTGCTTTCGACCATAGAACCCCACCCGAAGGCAACCGCCCGCCTGATGCCAAACGCCCGGCGGCACTAGAATGTAAAACAAACCGAGCATCGCAATCCGCGTGCCATCAATACTCACATGCGACGGAAATCGTCAAGACCGTCGGCCACCACCATTGCCATCGAGCCAAAATTCGGGACGACTTCCGCCACCGCCAGGAACCCCATTGACCAGCATCGTCGAAGATAAGAACGACCAGCAACGAATCGAGCGGCGGCGCCAGCGGCTTGAATCGCTCGGGACGCTCGCCAGCGGTATCGTTCACGACCTGAACAACCTGCTGACCCCTATATTGATGAGCAGCCGGATGCTGCAACGCAAAGACACTAACATTGATCGCGACGCGTTGCTGGCAACCATCACCACCAGTGCTTCACGTGGAGCCGACCTGATCTCGCAATTGTTGACCTTCGCTCGCGGCGGCGAAGGTCAGCATGTGCCATTGCAGGTTGATCAGATCATTCCCGATGTGGTCGCTATTCTGCGACACACTCTTCCCGAATTTGTCGAACTAGAAACCGACGTCGAAGCCGATTTGCCCGCGATCATGGGTGACGCAACAGAGATCAGCCAAGTCGTGATGAACCTGGCCATTAACGCTCGCGACGCGATGAGCGACAATGAAGTCAGCGGCGCCCCACAACCAACGAACGGAATACTTGGCATCGCCTGCCGGTCGATGGTCTTGGAAACGGCCCGATCGTTTACGTATGTCACTCTATCGGCGGGACGGTACCTGTCGATCGCCGTTTCGGACACCGGCGGTGGCATCGGGCCGGAAGTTCGCGAGCGAATGTTCGACCCTTTCTTCACCACCAAACCGCGCGGTCAAGGCACCGGACTCGGACTGAGCACTAGCCTGGGCATCGTCCGCTCACACGGCGGCGCCGTCGATGTGCAATCCGAACCCAGACAAGGAACAACGATCACAGTCATCTTTCCCGTCGCCCAGGCACCAGCGCAACCGTAACGGAAGCGGCCACGACTTTCGACTGATGACGCACTAAACGTAAACTTTTGTGAAGCGCCCAGTAGTCTCGCCCGGCTGACACATCGAGTTGGCAACAACATCCA
Encoded proteins:
- a CDS encoding sensor histidine kinase, producing MTSIVEDKNDQQRIERRRQRLESLGTLASGIVHDLNNLLTPILMSSRMLQRKDTNIDRDALLATITTSASRGADLISQLLTFARGGEGQHVPLQVDQIIPDVVAILRHTLPEFVELETDVEADLPAIMGDATEISQVVMNLAINARDAMSDNEVSGAPQPTNGILGIACRSMVLETARSFTYVTLSAGRYLSIAVSDTGGGIGPEVRERMFDPFFTTKPRGQGTGLGLSTSLGIVRSHGGAVDVQSEPRQGTTITVIFPVAQAPAQP